The Acipenser ruthenus chromosome 27, fAciRut3.2 maternal haplotype, whole genome shotgun sequence genome includes a window with the following:
- the LOC117432419 gene encoding endothelin-converting enzyme 1-like isoform X1 codes for MEILRESFLHLTLQMSVYKRATFEEDDLVDSPVDEVYPNGMQVSFGGASRSRRCWSDRTHVEKKLLVIVGVLSVCLLACIFVLSLRYRNAHPQLCLSESCIKVASSILGSLDRNVDPCQDFYSFACGNWVKTNPLPDGHSRWGTFNSLWEHNQAIMKHLLENTTMNGTSEAERKAQRYFQSCMNEQKIEELGAQPLKDLINQTGGWNVTGHWDKDNFQEVLRIVSAQYRTSPFFSVYVSTDSKNSNSNIIQVDQSGLGLPSRDYYLNKTVNEKILTAYLNFMVELGVLLGGEEASTRGQMQQILDLETALANITIPQEQRRDEELIYHKVTARKLQALAPAIDWMPFLSAVFAPVQLNDSEQVVIYAPEYLQRVSDLINSTDKSVLNNYMILNVVRKTASSLDHRFQDAQDKFLEVMYGIKKSCTPRWKLCVSDTDSALGFALGAMFVKATFAEDSKKIAEEMITQIKTAFEDSLQYVGWMNVETRKAAKEKADAIYNMIGYPKFIMDSKELDKVFNDYTVVSDLYFQNVMQYYNFSARVTADQLRKAPNREQWSMTPPTVNAYYSPTKNEMVFPAGILQAPFYTRTWPKALNFGGIGVVMGHELTHAFDDEGREYDKEGNLRPWWNNASIEAFKKQTECMVEQYGNYSINREAMNGKHTLGENIADNGGLKAAYKAYESWTKKHGEEEELPSLGLTNQQLFFVGFAQVWCSVRTPESSHEGMITDPHSPSRFRVIGTVSNSQEFSKHFHCPAGSPMNPARKCELW; via the exons ATGGAGATACTAAGAGAGTCTTTTCTACATTTGACCCTTCAGATGTCTGTCTATAAGCGGGCCACGTTTGAGGAGGATGACCTTGTGGACTCTCCAGTAGATGAGGTGTACCCCAACGGGATGCAG GTAAGTTTTGGTGGTGCAAGCCGCAGTCGGAGATGCTGGTCAGACCGGACCCACGTTGAGAAGAAGCTACTAGTAATCGTGggagtgctgtctgtctgtctgctggcCTGTATATTTGTTCTGAGCCTGCGCTACAGGAACG ctcaCCCCCAACTCTGCCTGTCTGAGTCCTGTATCAAGGTTGCTAGCTCTATCCTGGGCTCTCTGGACCGCAATGTGGACCCCTGCCAGGACTTTTACTCCTTCGCCTGTGGGAACTGGGTGAAGACCAACCCCCTGCCCGACGGCCACTCCCGCTGGGGCACATTCAACAGCCTGTGGGAGCACAACCAAGCCATCATGAAGCACCTGCTGG AGAACACCACCATGAACGGGACGAGCGAGGCCGAGCGCAAAGCACAGAGGTACTTCCAGTCCTGTATGAACGAGCAGAAGATAGAGGAGCTGGGAGCACAGCCCCTCAAAGACCTGATCAACCAG actGGGGGCTGGAATGTGACTGGTCACTGGGATAAAGATAACTTCCAGGAGGTGCTGCGCATTGTCTCTGCACAATACCGCACCTCGCCCTTCTTCTCAGTGTACGTCAGCACAGACTCCAAGAACTCCAACAGCAACATCATCCAG GTAGACCAGTCAGGGCTGGGATTGCCCTCTAGAGATTACTACCTCAACAAGACTGTCAATGAGAAG ATACTGACGGCCTACCTGAACTTcatggtggagctgggagtgctCCTGGGGGGAGAGGAGGCCTCGACGCGGGGGCAGATGCAGCAGATCCTGGACTTGGAGACCGCCCTCGCCAACATCACCATTCCCCAGGAGCAGCGCAGAGACGAGGAGCTTATCTACCACAAAGTCACGGCCAGAAAGCTGCAG GCTCTGGCCCCGGCAATAGACTGGATGCCCTTCCTCTCAGCTGTGTTTGCCCCTGTGCAGCTGAACGATTCGGAGCAGGTGGTCATTTACGCACCAGAGTACCTGCAGAGAGTCTCGGATCTCATCAACAGCACCGACAAGAG TGTCCTCAATAACTACATGATCCTGAATGTTGTGCGCAAGACGGCCTCCAGCCTGGACCACAGATTTCAGGACGCACAGGATAAGTTTCTTGAGGTCATGTATGGGATCAAGAAG AGCTGCACCCCCCGGTGGAAACTGTGTGTCAGTGACACGGACAGCGCCCTGGGATTCGCACTGGGAGCCATGTTTGTGAAGGCCACCTTCGCAGAAGACAGCAAGAAGATT GCTGAAGAGATGATTACTCAAATTAAAACAGCCTTCGAAGACAGTCTGCAGTACGTGGGCTGGATGAATGTAGAGACCAGGAAAGCTGCTAAGGAAAAG GCTGATGCAATCTACAACATGATTGGGTACCCCAAATTCATCATGGATTCCAAGGAGCTGGATAAAGTGTTTAATGAC TACACAGTGGTGTCAGACCTCTACTTCCAGAACGTGATGCAGTACTACAACTTCTCTGCCCGGGTGACTGCCGACCAGCTGAGGAAAGCTCCCAACCGTGAACA GTGGAGTATGACCCCTCCAACGGTCAACGCCTACTACTCCCCCACCAAGAACGAGATGGTCTTCCCTGCCGGGATCCTGCAAGCCCCCTTCTACACCAGGACCTGGCCCAA GGCGCTTAATTTTGGTGGGATCGGAGTTGTCATGGGGCACGAACTGACCCACGCTTTTGATGATGAAG GCCGGGAGTATGACAAGGAGGGGAACCTGAGGCCCTGGTGGAACAACGCGTCCATTGAGGCCTTCAAGAAGCAGACTGAGTGCATGGTGGAGCAGTACGGCAACTACAGCATCAACCGCGAGGCCATGAACGGAAAGCACACGCTGGGAGAGAACATCGCCGACAACGGGGGGCTCAAGGCGGCCTACAAG GCCTATGAGAGCTGGACCAAGAAgcatggggaggaggaggagcttcCGTCGCTGGGGTTGACCAATCAGCAGCTGTTCTTTGTTGGTTTTGCACAG GTGTGGTGCTCCGTTCGGACTCCAGAAAGTTCCCACGAGGGCATGATAACGGACCCCCACAGCCCATCGCGTTTCCGAGTCATTGGCACAGTGTCTAATTCTCAGGAATTCTCCAAGCACTTCCACTGTCCAGCTGGCTCACCCATGAACCCTGCCAGGAAGTGTGAGCTCTGGTGA
- the LOC117432419 gene encoding endothelin-converting enzyme 1-like isoform X2 translates to MSVYKRATFEEDDLVDSPVDEVYPNGMQVSFGGASRSRRCWSDRTHVEKKLLVIVGVLSVCLLACIFVLSLRYRNAHPQLCLSESCIKVASSILGSLDRNVDPCQDFYSFACGNWVKTNPLPDGHSRWGTFNSLWEHNQAIMKHLLENTTMNGTSEAERKAQRYFQSCMNEQKIEELGAQPLKDLINQTGGWNVTGHWDKDNFQEVLRIVSAQYRTSPFFSVYVSTDSKNSNSNIIQVDQSGLGLPSRDYYLNKTVNEKILTAYLNFMVELGVLLGGEEASTRGQMQQILDLETALANITIPQEQRRDEELIYHKVTARKLQALAPAIDWMPFLSAVFAPVQLNDSEQVVIYAPEYLQRVSDLINSTDKSVLNNYMILNVVRKTASSLDHRFQDAQDKFLEVMYGIKKSCTPRWKLCVSDTDSALGFALGAMFVKATFAEDSKKIAEEMITQIKTAFEDSLQYVGWMNVETRKAAKEKADAIYNMIGYPKFIMDSKELDKVFNDYTVVSDLYFQNVMQYYNFSARVTADQLRKAPNREQWSMTPPTVNAYYSPTKNEMVFPAGILQAPFYTRTWPKALNFGGIGVVMGHELTHAFDDEGREYDKEGNLRPWWNNASIEAFKKQTECMVEQYGNYSINREAMNGKHTLGENIADNGGLKAAYKAYESWTKKHGEEEELPSLGLTNQQLFFVGFAQVWCSVRTPESSHEGMITDPHSPSRFRVIGTVSNSQEFSKHFHCPAGSPMNPARKCELW, encoded by the exons ATGTCTGTCTATAAGCGGGCCACGTTTGAGGAGGATGACCTTGTGGACTCTCCAGTAGATGAGGTGTACCCCAACGGGATGCAG GTAAGTTTTGGTGGTGCAAGCCGCAGTCGGAGATGCTGGTCAGACCGGACCCACGTTGAGAAGAAGCTACTAGTAATCGTGggagtgctgtctgtctgtctgctggcCTGTATATTTGTTCTGAGCCTGCGCTACAGGAACG ctcaCCCCCAACTCTGCCTGTCTGAGTCCTGTATCAAGGTTGCTAGCTCTATCCTGGGCTCTCTGGACCGCAATGTGGACCCCTGCCAGGACTTTTACTCCTTCGCCTGTGGGAACTGGGTGAAGACCAACCCCCTGCCCGACGGCCACTCCCGCTGGGGCACATTCAACAGCCTGTGGGAGCACAACCAAGCCATCATGAAGCACCTGCTGG AGAACACCACCATGAACGGGACGAGCGAGGCCGAGCGCAAAGCACAGAGGTACTTCCAGTCCTGTATGAACGAGCAGAAGATAGAGGAGCTGGGAGCACAGCCCCTCAAAGACCTGATCAACCAG actGGGGGCTGGAATGTGACTGGTCACTGGGATAAAGATAACTTCCAGGAGGTGCTGCGCATTGTCTCTGCACAATACCGCACCTCGCCCTTCTTCTCAGTGTACGTCAGCACAGACTCCAAGAACTCCAACAGCAACATCATCCAG GTAGACCAGTCAGGGCTGGGATTGCCCTCTAGAGATTACTACCTCAACAAGACTGTCAATGAGAAG ATACTGACGGCCTACCTGAACTTcatggtggagctgggagtgctCCTGGGGGGAGAGGAGGCCTCGACGCGGGGGCAGATGCAGCAGATCCTGGACTTGGAGACCGCCCTCGCCAACATCACCATTCCCCAGGAGCAGCGCAGAGACGAGGAGCTTATCTACCACAAAGTCACGGCCAGAAAGCTGCAG GCTCTGGCCCCGGCAATAGACTGGATGCCCTTCCTCTCAGCTGTGTTTGCCCCTGTGCAGCTGAACGATTCGGAGCAGGTGGTCATTTACGCACCAGAGTACCTGCAGAGAGTCTCGGATCTCATCAACAGCACCGACAAGAG TGTCCTCAATAACTACATGATCCTGAATGTTGTGCGCAAGACGGCCTCCAGCCTGGACCACAGATTTCAGGACGCACAGGATAAGTTTCTTGAGGTCATGTATGGGATCAAGAAG AGCTGCACCCCCCGGTGGAAACTGTGTGTCAGTGACACGGACAGCGCCCTGGGATTCGCACTGGGAGCCATGTTTGTGAAGGCCACCTTCGCAGAAGACAGCAAGAAGATT GCTGAAGAGATGATTACTCAAATTAAAACAGCCTTCGAAGACAGTCTGCAGTACGTGGGCTGGATGAATGTAGAGACCAGGAAAGCTGCTAAGGAAAAG GCTGATGCAATCTACAACATGATTGGGTACCCCAAATTCATCATGGATTCCAAGGAGCTGGATAAAGTGTTTAATGAC TACACAGTGGTGTCAGACCTCTACTTCCAGAACGTGATGCAGTACTACAACTTCTCTGCCCGGGTGACTGCCGACCAGCTGAGGAAAGCTCCCAACCGTGAACA GTGGAGTATGACCCCTCCAACGGTCAACGCCTACTACTCCCCCACCAAGAACGAGATGGTCTTCCCTGCCGGGATCCTGCAAGCCCCCTTCTACACCAGGACCTGGCCCAA GGCGCTTAATTTTGGTGGGATCGGAGTTGTCATGGGGCACGAACTGACCCACGCTTTTGATGATGAAG GCCGGGAGTATGACAAGGAGGGGAACCTGAGGCCCTGGTGGAACAACGCGTCCATTGAGGCCTTCAAGAAGCAGACTGAGTGCATGGTGGAGCAGTACGGCAACTACAGCATCAACCGCGAGGCCATGAACGGAAAGCACACGCTGGGAGAGAACATCGCCGACAACGGGGGGCTCAAGGCGGCCTACAAG GCCTATGAGAGCTGGACCAAGAAgcatggggaggaggaggagcttcCGTCGCTGGGGTTGACCAATCAGCAGCTGTTCTTTGTTGGTTTTGCACAG GTGTGGTGCTCCGTTCGGACTCCAGAAAGTTCCCACGAGGGCATGATAACGGACCCCCACAGCCCATCGCGTTTCCGAGTCATTGGCACAGTGTCTAATTCTCAGGAATTCTCCAAGCACTTCCACTGTCCAGCTGGCTCACCCATGAACCCTGCCAGGAAGTGTGAGCTCTGGTGA